In Heptranchias perlo isolate sHepPer1 chromosome 21, sHepPer1.hap1, whole genome shotgun sequence, the following proteins share a genomic window:
- the LOC137339920 gene encoding BLOC-2 complex member HPS6: MRRSPLRRVSDLSHYSRHQQLREILRPEPGAEAGLSRARVRCSPDLRHLYLYLPRERRLLSFDPLPGRGPAPAPLDKRFLSPERLLEVLELGERPGPGTPTPASAPGPTLTALITDRGRAEFWSYREAGGWELLQAAELCNSPRARVVSAAWDGRSITWCEERPPSEGHPAAAAAAQHCVCCRSLTPGVGGVGLGGVRILLHNSPAYRVVAAGEAVYLIPRPGPGPPVGNLTKFILVWGPLDDTLTLTGPARGPLGTRRLRPGDSDFRRLVLDAAGLLAALRPLDVRAASPSPAGLLLAAAPGEVSLVGSDGSVRLLCRLSQCPPAEGLTMELSGRALACALGRTLRLFDSGTGRVVEEASLEARPLALAARREPGQVELVTEDGVYALGLGPGPRGAGWPEEMLERLVLEEACKYYQKRSLSSSRLTVERLKTEATFQAPLALCSILQNHLHLSKSGRLNQETSTKLRNIMAGEMQGYASLEEAKSRIVNASESEFSTHVEDITEQEITRLLRSHLDREGLVYLNSIFNTFPREAWKAVKKTLHLQARSDGLLSARATADLWRVVLSPALPPDQQVTGNGAVAVFELICRLLYRFRPEWLPEFVKLTQQHLAASRSYGAAEGPENVPLYKRALSVLPPALNGRAACPGNPTEMAIELLLCSERPNAIIQAVRILIDLRMWQRVLEAAKTFSRQGPLLKKELFAAMLVEISRHRALDPYLREIWELCPEEATAADILEAALGAVPVPASACEPGPYPSDGSQLTVGLLRPLLAKVLLRGEDQRSAETAAGSKTLVFPPPTPPRQKKAANLSETRTSDPLNPEPSTETDEPL; this comes from the coding sequence ATGAGGCGCTCCCCGCTGCGCCGGGTCTCGGATCTCAGCCACTACTCGCGGCACCAGCAGCTGCGGGAGATCCTGCGGCCGGAGCCCGGGGCCGAGGCCGGTCTGTCCCGGGCCCGGGTCCGCTGCAGCCCCGACCTCCGCCACCTCTACCTCTACCTGCCGCGGGAGCGCCGGCTGCTGAGCTTCGACCCGCTCCCCGGCCGCGGCCCGGCGCCCGCCCCGCTCGACAAGCGCTTCCTGAGCCCGGAGCGGCTGCTCGAGGTGCTGGAGTTGGGGGAGCGGCCGGGCCCGGGCACCCCGACCCCGGCCTCGGCCCCGGGCCCGACCCTGACCGCCCTCATCACCGACCGCGGCCGGGCCGAGTTCTGGAGCTACCGGGAGGCCGGCGGCTGGGAGTTGCTGCAGGCCGCCGAGCTGTGCAACAGCCCCCGGGCCAGGGTGGTGTCGGCCGCCTGGGACGGCCGCTCCATCACCTGGTGCGAGGAGAGGCCGCCGTCCGAGGGCCACccggccgccgccgccgccgcccagCACTGCGTCTGCTGCCGGAGCCTGACCCCGGGGGTGGgcggggtgggtttggggggagtCCGGATCCTCCTGCACAACAGCCCGGCCTACCGGGTGGTGGCAGCGGGGGAGGCCGTCTACCTGATCCCCAGGCCCGGCCCCGGGCCCCCGGTCGGTAACCTGACCAAGTTCATCCTGGTCTGGGGCCCCCTGGACGACACCCTGACCCTGACCGGCCCGGCCCGGGGCCCCCTCGGCACCAGGAGGCTGCGGCCCGGGGACTCGGACTTCAGGAGGCTGGTGCTGGACGCTGCCGGGCTCCTGGCCGCCCTCCGGCCGCTGGACGTCCGGGCGGCCTCCCCCTCTCCGGCCGGACTCCTGCTGGCCGCGGCCCCCGGGGAGGTCAGCCTGGTGGGCAGCGACGGCAGCGTCCGGCTCCTCTGCCGGCTGAGCCAGTGCCCCCCGGCCGAGGGCTTGACCATGGAGCTGAGCGGCAGGGCCCTGGCCTGCGCCCTGGGCCGGACGCTGCGCCTCTTCGACTCCGGcacggggagggtggtggaggaggcgTCCCTGGAGGCCCGGCCCCTGGCTCTGGCCGCCCGCCGGGAGCCGGGCCAGGTGGAGCTGGTGACGGAGGACGGGGTCTACGCCCTGGGGCTCGGCCCCGGCCCCCGGGGGGCGGGCTGGCCCGAGGAGATGCTGGAGCGGCTGGTCTTGGAGGAGGCCTGCAAGTATTACCAGAAGCGGAGCCTGAGCAGCAGCAGGCTGACGGTGGAGAGGCTGAAGACCGAAGCCACCTTCCAGGCGCCCCTCGCCCTCTGCTCCATCCTGCAGAACCATCTCCACCTCAGCAAGTCCGGCCGCCTCAACCAGGAGACCAGCACCAAACTGCGCAACATCATGGCCGGTGAGATGCAAGGCTACGCCAGCTTGGAGGAAGCCAAATCCCGCATCGTAAACGCATCGGAGAGCGAGTTTTCCACTCACGTCGAGGACATAACGGAGCAGGAGATAACGAGGCTCCTCCGCAGCCACCTCGACCGGGAGGGTTTGGTCTACTTGAATTCCATTTTCAACACCTTTCCGAGGGAGGCGTGGAAGGCCGTGAAAAAGACGCTGCACCTGCAGGCGAGGAGCGACGGGCTGCTCTCGGCCAGGGCCACGGCCGACCTGTGGAGGGTGGTGCTGAGCCCGGCCCTCCCCCCCGACCAGCAGGTGACCGGCAACGGAGCGGTGGCCGTCTTCGAGCTGATCTGCCGGCTGCTTTACCGGTTCCGCCCCGAGTGGCTGCCAGAGTTCGTCAAGCTGACCCAGCAGCACCTGGCGGCTTCCCGGAGCTACGGGGCCGCCGAGGGGCCGGAGAACGTCCCCCTGTACAAGAGAGCGCTCTCGGTGCTGCCCCCGGCACTCAACGGCAGAGCCGCCTGCCCCGGAAACCCGACGGAAATGGCCATCGAGCTCTTGCTGTGCAGCGAGAGGCCGAACGCTATAATACAAGCGGTTCGCATCCTGATCGACCTCCGGATGTGGCAGAGGGTGCTGGAGGCGGCCAAGACTTTCTCCCGACAGGGCCCTCTGCTGAAGAAGGAACTGTTTGCCGCCATGCTGGTCGAGATCTCCCGGCACCGAGCCCTGGACCCGTACCTCCGGGAGATTTGGGAGCTGTGCCCCGAGGAGGCTACGGCCGCGGATATACTGGAGGCCGCGCTGGGAGCCGTCCCCGTCCCCGCCTCGGCCTGCGAGCCCGGGCCGTACCCGAGCGACGGGAGCCAGCTGACCGTCGGACTCCTGCGCCCGCTGCTGGCCAAAGTGCTGCTCCGGGGCGAAGACCAGCGGAGCGCGGAAACTGCCGCGGGGTCAAAGACGCTGGTGTTCCCTCCGCCCACGCCGCCCAGGCAAAAGAAAGCGGCCAACCTTTCGGAAACCCGGACCTCTGACCCCCTGAACCCTGAACCCAGCACTGAGACAGACGAGCCGTTGTGA